A portion of the Suricata suricatta isolate VVHF042 chromosome 11, meerkat_22Aug2017_6uvM2_HiC, whole genome shotgun sequence genome contains these proteins:
- the ACAD8 gene encoding isobutyryl-CoA dehydrogenase, mitochondrial yields the protein MLRRSRWWLQWRLLGLRGGLQAPCQCSRRSLVSCIDPSIGLNEEQKEFQKVAFDFAAREMAPHMAEWDQKELFPVDTMRKAAQLGFGGIYVRTDVGGSGLSRLDTSVIFEALATGCTSTTAYISIHNMCVWMIDTFGNEEQRHKFCPPLCTMEKFASYCLTEPGSGSDAASLLTSAKRQGDQYILNGSKAFISGGGESDVYVVMCRTGGPGPKGISCVVVEKGTPGLSFGKKEKKVGWNSQPTCTVIFEDCAVPVANRIGDEGQGFIIAMKGLNGGRINVASCSLGAAHASVVLTRDYLNVRKQFGEPLASNQYLQFKLADMATRLVASRLIIRSAAVALQEEREDAVALCSMAKLFATDECFAICNQALQMHGGYGYLKDYAVQQYVRDSRVHQILEGSNEVMRMLISRSLLQE from the exons ATGTTGCGACGCAGCCGCTGGTGGTTGCAGTGGAGACTCCTCGGCTTGCGCGGTGGTTTGCAGGCCCCCTGCCAATGCAGCCGCCGGAGTTTGGTCTCCTGCATCGATC CTTCCATCGGACTAAATGAAGAGCAGAAGGAATTTCAGAAAGTGGCCTTTGACTTTGCTGCCCGAGAGATGGCTCCACATATGGCGGAGTGGGACCAGAAG GAGCTGTTCCCAGTGGACACAATGCGGAAGGCGGCTCAGCTAGGCTTTGGGGGGATCTACGTACGAACAGATGTAGGTGGGTCTGGACTGTCACGGCTCGATACATCTGTCATCTTTGAAGCCTTGGCCACAGGCTGTACCAGCACCACAGCCTATATAAGCATCCACAA CATGTGTGTCTGGATGATCGATACGTTTGGAAATGAGGAGCAGCGGCACAAATTTTGCCCACCGCTCTGTACTATGGAGAAGTTTGCTTCCTACTGCCTCACTGAACCAG GAAGTGGCAGTGATGCTGCCTCCCTTTTGACCTCAGCGAAACGACAAGGAGATCAGTACATTCTCAATGGCTCCAAG GCCTTTATCAGTGGTGGAGGTGAATCAGACGTCTATGTAGTCATGTGCCGAACAGGAGGGCCAGGCCCCAAAGGCATCTCGTGTGTAGTTGTTGAGAAGGGGACCCCTGGCCTCAGCTTtggcaagaaggagaaaaag GTGGGGTGGAACTCACAGCCAACCTGCACCGTGATCTTTGAAGATTGTGCAGTCCCCGTGGCCAACAGAATTGGGGATGAGGGCCAGGGCTTCATCATTGCCATGAAAGGACTGAATGGAGGGAGGATCAATGTTG CGTCCTGCTCTCTAGGAGCTGCTCATGCTTCAGTCGTCCTCACTCGAGACTACCTCAACGTTCGGAAGCAGTTTGGAGAGCCTTTGGCCAGTAACCAG TACCTGCAATTCAAACTGGCTGATATGGCGACAAGGCTAGTGGCCTCGAGGCTGATAATCCGCAGTGCAGCCGTGGCTCTGCAGGAGGAACGGGAAGATGCAGTGGCCCTGTGCTCCATGGCCAAGCTTTTCGCTACGGATGAATGCTTTGCT ATCTGCAACCAGGCGTTACAGATGCATGGAGGCTACGGCTACCTGAAGGACTATGCTGTTCAGCAGTATGTGCGGGACTCCAGGGTCCATCAAATCCTAGAAG gTAGCAATGAAGTGATGAGGATGCTGATCTCTCGAAGCCTGCTTCAGGAGTAG